The Drosophila gunungcola strain Sukarami chromosome 3L unlocalized genomic scaffold, Dgunungcola_SK_2 000003F, whole genome shotgun sequence genome contains a region encoding:
- the LOC128258406 gene encoding LOW QUALITY PROTEIN: nibrin (The sequence of the model RefSeq protein was modified relative to this genomic sequence to represent the inferred CDS: deleted 1 base in 1 codon) translates to MFVLTKDDEKFVLLPAKSVYTVGRLGTDLIVSQDLSISRNHVEIHLPKDEGDDSLQVEDLGSRYGTFIFPRRSQKPQKIPARTLTPVPVGIRIRFGGNLSIWQVTRLKLVTAVSALTRPEIKWLAEMLEPLGGTVSPDWTEECTHLTMNEVSVTVKLLHALLENKPIVTFAYWKKLLLSAQKVHVTEGWPQPEDYQPTNMDVTWRPERTRLFAGKTFVFMNRKHFEMYGSVVQKAGASCKDLNSGVRKTFLTKSDVIVIQYVPSSQSQATESINSIQDILEQGGRRVIQDYEIGMALLHCSIKEFCNPTHKFINESLPITESVTSSMAFNSSIIVPNTERNTAQSIGSAISELVVPESDAVELEQQSSQADSEPKTSGRSLRKRSHAIILDSDEEQEATSSKRAKPVVQEKPKKIAKNAILVDSSDEEENVQPPAPVPAAKKYAPKRGKPIYCADSSDEENTASKKQPESTVPVADSSPVVTKKPEAPVVSRTSPRLSSKSVATNITNQQPEKQSTGSKRPVLSVALDDEEDVGDLFQFRKSPKKTTERVVQPKSAAKEKPPGRISVINFLEKSQPQEPASMPSQSQTQPRKRLRLEPLNESDSDDCENLFNFADSKKKKKNPENQTHEDSTDGLFNFNSERPSDAVDQDSVLTEPFIPEVETKKKSKYIVVQRKELPKKVDISGWLSCSRLHDDFKSEIKSDPEVSLENSIKTDPDEEKWLSAMKDSIQVRMCNLNIINRSQDELDASLGDSSVSKYSGRKNFKKFVKTNNPHPQRRIVALKSLQLADGMVTCL, encoded by the exons ATGTTTGTTTTGACCAAAG ATGACgaaaagtttgttttgttgccCGCTAAAAGTGTTTACACCGTAGGACGCCTGGGCACGGATTTGATTGTGTCTCAGGACCTCAGTATAAGCCGCAACCATGTGGAGATCCACCTGCCCAAGGACGAAGGGGATGACTCGCTCCAAGTGGAGGACCTGGGCTCCAGATATGGGACCTTTATCTTTCCCAGAAGGTCTCAGAAGCCCCAGAAAATCCCTGCCAGGACACTGACGCCAGTG CCTGTGGGAATTCGCATTCGTTTTGGCGGAAACTTGAGCATTTGGCAGGTGACGCGACTTAAATTAGTGACCGCCGTCTCCGCTTTGACCCGGCCAGAAATCAAATGGCTGGCAGAGATGCTCGAGCCCTTGGGCGGAACTGTTAGTCCAGACTGGACGGAGGAATGCACCCATCTTACCATGAACGAGGTCTCAGTGACCGTGAAACTACTGCACGCACTGCTGGAAAACAAACCCATTGTGACCTTTGCCTACTGGAAGAAATTACTCCTCTCGGCGCAGAAAGTTCATGTCACGGAGGGATGGCCGCAGCCAGAGGACTACCAGCCCACGAACATGGATGTAACCTGGCGTCCCGAACGCACACGTCTGTTTGCCGGCAAGACGTTCGTCTTCATGAATCGCAAACACTTCGAAATGTACGGATCAGTGGTGCAGAAAGCTGGGGCATCCTGCAAGGATCTCAACTCGGGTGTGCGCAAGACATTCCTAACCAAGAGTGATGTGATAGTCATACAGTATGTTCCTTCATCCCAGTCGCAGGCCACCGAATCTATCAATAGTATACAAG ATATCCTGGAGCAGGGCGGTCGACGTGTAATCCAGGACTACGAGATTGGCATGGCCTTGCTCCATTGCTCTATCAAGGAATTCTGCAACCCAACACACAAGTTCATCAACGAATCATTGCCCATCACAGAGTCCGTGACCTCCTCGATGGCTTTTAACTCTTCAATCATTGTGCCCAACACGGAGCGCAATACGGCTCAATCCATTGGCTCAGCCATCTCAGAGCTGGTAGTGCCCGAATCGGATGCTGTTGAATTGGAGCAGCAGTCTTCCCAGGCCGACTCGGAACCTAAAACTTCCGGAAGATCTTTGCGTAAGCGCAGTCATGCCATAATTCTCGACTCAGATGAGGAGCAGGAAGCCACCTCATCGAAGCGAGCCAAACCAGTTGTCCAAGAGAAACCAAAGAAAATCGCCAAGAATGCCATACTAGTGGATTCCTCTGATGAAGAGGAAAATGTACAACCACCGGCTCCTGTTCcagctgcaaaaaaatatGCCCCAAAAAGGGGCAAGCCCATATATTGTGCAGACTCCTCGGATGAGGAGAATACAGCTTCCAAAAAACAACCAGAATCGACAGTTCCTGTAGCTGACAGCTCTCCAGTGGTCACTAAGAAGCCAGAAGCGCCAGTTGTTTCCAGGACATCACCACGGCTCAGCTCCAAATCAGTGGCTACAAATATCACAAACCAACAACCGGAAAAGCAGTCGACAGGATCCAAACGTCCTGTTCTGTCAGTGGCCTTGGATGACGAAGAGGATGTTGGGGATCTCTTTCAATTCCGGAAAAGTCCCAAAAAGACCACAGAGAGAGTTGTACAGCCAAAGTCAGCGGCCAAGGAAAAACCGCCTGGCAGAATCAGTGTGATCAACTTTTTGGAGAAATCACAGCCACAGGAGCCTGCCTCGATGCCTTCCCAGTCCCAGACTCAACCTCGCAAGCGATTACGTCTGGAACCATTAAACGAAAGCGACAGCGACGATTGCGAAAATCTCTTTAACTTTGCGGACagcaagaaaaagaaaaagaatcCAGAGAATCAGACCCATGAAGATTCAACGGATGGCTTGTTCAACTTCAATTCGGAAAGACCAAGCGATGCTGTTGATCAGGACTCAGTGCTGACCGAACCCTTCATTCCCGAAGttgaaacaaagaaaaaatccaAGTATATAGTAGTGCAACGGAAGGAGCTACCCAAGAAAGTGGATATAAGTGGTTGGTTATCGTGCAGCAGGCTACACGATGATTTTAAATCCGAGATAAAATCAGATCCAGAAGTTTCGCTGGAAAACTCCATCAAGACGGATCCCGACGAGGAGAAATGGCTTTCCGCCATGAAAGACAGCATCCAGGTGCGCATGTGCAACCTTAATATCATCAATCGCTCTCAAGATGAGCTAGATGCCTCTCTTGGGGATTCTTCTGTGAGCAAATACAGCGGCCGCAAAAACTTCAAGAAGTTTGTCAAG ACGAACAATCCTCATCCTCAACGGCGTATTGTGGCTCTAAAGAGTCTTCAGCTGGCAGATGGCATGGTGACCTGTCTATAA
- the LOC128258408 gene encoding LOW QUALITY PROTEIN: uncharacterized protein LOC128258408 (The sequence of the model RefSeq protein was modified relative to this genomic sequence to represent the inferred CDS: inserted 1 base in 1 codon), translated as MANESPYFWNEFELKQPPLVTLQVEDTGFAKNVFVVINRFLQQLSEPDAKNFEETAALIGRLMARRKNSFRNMPGFRALCKLNAALCRLLRLDLGRDLVQFRGALPDACDSDLAGPMPTRSSFEYILVRLLGFYHLHERIRECCIKAATYFIQLLRNNFFMDFTTLLIAAIAKINKLSSLQASKSANLYNKLRPQXPNFPQVAKHKFLAENQELPLKLQPLQSTINQTKEAATPALVLKAQKIITKVEKSKLEAKSDVGTVIARKDTPETKTKFNEEALATVADAQQFIARESKARKQNPPSESCLTKSIPKHEWLAAQTLFQRKLSKDPVKALSIFRKFIVSKIK; from the exons ATGGCCAATGAAAGTCCTTACTTTTGGAatgaatttgaattaaaacaaCCGCCATTGGTGACCCTGCAGGTGGAGGACACGGGCTTTG ccaaaaatgtatttgtggTCATCAACAGGTTCTTGCAACAGTTGTCCGAACCGGATGCCAAGAACTTCGAGGAGACTGCGGCGCTGATAGGACGACTGATGGCGCGCAGAAAGAACTCCTTCCGAAATATGCCAGGATTCCGAGCACTCTGTAAGCTGAATGCTGCGCTGTGCCGCCTTCTCCGTTTGGATTTGGGCAGGGACTTGGTGCAGTTTCGCGGTGCCCTGCCCGATGCTTGTGATTCGGATCTCGCTGGACCCATGCCCACGCGAAGCAGCTTTGAGTATATTTTGGTGCGCCTGTTGGGTTTCTACCATCTTCACGAGCGGATCAGGGAGTGCTGCATTAAGGCAGCCACCTATTTCATCCAACTCCTTCGGAACAACTTCTTCATGGACTTCACCACGCTGTTAATCGCAGCCATTGCAAAGATTAACAAACTGAGCTCCCTGCAGGCCAGCAAGAGTGCCAATCTATATAATAAGCTGCGCCCTC GCCCGAATTTTCCGCAGGTGGCTAAGCACAAATTCCTGGCGGAGAATCAGGAGTTGCCTTTAAAACTGCAGCCCCTCCAGAGCACAATTAATCAAACAAAGGAGGCAGCCACACCCGCTTTGGTTCTAAAAGCCCAAAAGATAATCACCAAGGTGGAAAAATCCAAATTGGAGGCCAAATCCGATGTAGGCACTGTAATAGCCAGAAAAGACACACctgaaaccaaaacaaaatttaatgagGAGGCCCTAGCCACCGTTGCGGATGCACAGCAGTTTATTGCCCGTGAGTCCAAGGCCAGAAAACAGAATCCCCCGTCGGAATCCTGCCTAACCAAGAGTATACCCAAGCACGAGTGGCTGGCCGCCCAGACGCTCTTCCAGCGCAAGTTGTCGAAGGATCCCGTCAAGGCCTTAAGCATATTTCGCAAGTTTATTGTGAGCAAAATAAAGTAA
- the LOC128258407 gene encoding nucleolin, translating to MKKKQVESAPKEEELLSGDSEASEEEEELSGDSEASVEEDELSGDSEEEDSNGSELDLAASDTESDEDDDEEEEKVQPAPKSRAEIIEDKIHTKYEQLKGTRLYVRFPQKLPLDVEEFNAKVKALHPLVVKSTKPRQKHARFCLVDFKSKEDRDQAFGDIKTSIEKDAKYKGIFVSLPKTDSDKFVNELVTRKQTAVENRRTKSLMKRATKKVLAKGNFTSSVVITNLPKTSSLAQVRQLFEEAVDIQIRPGKGKFRDSSAATVTLPTTHAARKVIKQKFSLAGTQLILRFNTQKKRSPKDKLKRKSKNGKSPAKENQKSKLQDNQKSTAVKEEAPEIKKPEKITQQKSKENLKRKAPKGKTNIKTPKKLKKLSAE from the coding sequence ATGAAGAAAAAGCAAGTGGAAAGTGCACCCAAAGAAGAGGAATTGCTGTCAGGAGACTCCGAGGCATCCGAAGAGGAGGAAGAACTTTCAGGAGACTCCGAGGCATCCGTAGAGGAGGATGAACTTTCAGGAGATTCCGAGGAGGAGGATTCCAATGGATCCGAACTGGATCTGGCCGCCAGTGACACGGAATCCGATGAAGATGATGATGAAGAGGAGGAGAAAGTGCAGCCCGCTCCCAAAAGCAGGGCGGAGATCATCGAAGACAAGATCCATACCAAGTACGAGCAGCTGAAGGGCACTCGTTTGTATGTCCGATTCCCCCAGAAACTGCCCCTGGATGTGGAGGAGTTCAATGCCAAGGTGAAGGCACTGCATCCACTGGTGGTCAAGTCCACGAAGCCTCGCCAAAAGCACGCCCGCTTCTGCCTGGTGGACTTCAAGTCCAAGGAGGACCGCGACCAGGCCTTCGGGGACATCAAAACCTCCATCGAGAAGGATGCAAAGTACAAGGGCATCTTTGTATCCCTGCCCAAAACGGATTCTGATAAGTTTGTCAACGAGCTGGTGACCCGCAAACAGACAGCCGTGGAGAACAGGCGCACCAAGTCGCTGATGAAGAGGGCCACCAAGAAGGTGCTGGCCAAGGGCAATTTCACCTCGTCCGTGGTCATCACCAATCTGCCCAAGACCAGCTCGCTGGCCCAGGTGCGCCAGCTGTTCGAGGAGGCGGTGGACATTCAGATACGTCCGGGCAAGGGTAAATTCCGTGACTCTAGTGCTGCAACCGTAACCCTGCCCACCACCCACGCTGCACGCAAGGTCATCAAACAGAAGTTCAGTCTGGCGGGCACGCAACTGATACTGCGCTTCAACACTCAGAAAAAGCGCAGCCCGAAAGATAAGCTCAAGCGAAAATCGAAAAATGGGAAATCCCCTGCTAAAGAAAACCAGAAGTCAAAGTTGCAAGATAACCAAAAGTCCACGGCAGTAAAAGAGGAAGCCCCCGAAATTAAGAAACCAGAGAAGATCACTCAACAGAAATCGAAAGAAAACCTAAAGAGAAAGGCGCCCAAGGGGAAAACTAACATTAAGACTCCGAAAAAGTTAAAGAAACTAAGCGCTGAATAG
- the LOC128258839 gene encoding LOW QUALITY PROTEIN: sialomucin core protein 24 (The sequence of the model RefSeq protein was modified relative to this genomic sequence to represent the inferred CDS: substituted 1 base at 1 genomic stop codon) — MNRQAKFLVLCLFVGLFSANLCDEAAKTTPDTTTTPVPTPGPNVTTTPVPTPDPKTTTTTLAPPDTSTPSTTPPTTPNTTTTPPTTTSTTDKPTTTTTPASTTTTVPTTTTPVTSTTPPANVTTTTPPPHTSTTPAPKPVPCGHFDGSSFIGGIVLTLGLLAIGLVAYKFYKARNERNYHTLXAATAFTSAFNAAAGAAAASSSAASTDAERVRFVQPSIPLRSPPAQPPPPPPTQLGGGSGGGAAAAPQNCSPSARDRLLHT, encoded by the exons ATGAATCGGCAGGCGAAATTCCTAGTTCTATGCCTGTTTGTGGGGCTCTTCTCGGCAAATTTATGCGACGAAG CGGCAAAAACCACACCGGACACCACTACCACGCCTGTCCCAACGCCGGGTCCCAATGTCACCACCACGCCTGTTCCTACTCCGGATCCCAAGACCACGACAACGACCCTTGCACCGCCGGATACAAGCACTCCTTCGACCACACCGCCGACCACTCCGAATACTACAACGACGCCACCAACCACAACATCTACCACTGACAAGCCCACTACTACCACCACTCCGGCCAGCACCACAACTACTGTGCCTACGACCACAACGCCCGTTACTTCCACCACTCCGCCGGCGAACGTGACCACAACAACGCCGCCGCCACATACATCGACCACTCCGGCGCCCAAGCCAGTGCCATGCGGCCATTTCGACGGATCCTCGTTCATCGGCGGCATCGTGCTGACCTTGGGCCTGCTGGCCATTGGACTGGTGGCCTACAAGTTCTATAAGGCCCGCAACGAGCGCAACTACCACACCCTTTGAGCCGCCACCGCCTTTACGTCGGCCTTCAATGCGGCAGCCGGAGCGGCGGCGGCCAGCAGCAGTGCCGCATCAACGGATGCGGAACGCGTGCGGTTCGTCCAGCCTTCAATACCGCTAAGGTCGCCGCCGGCGCAGCCGCCTCCACCGCCACCCACCCAACTGGGTGGTGGCAGTGGTGGCGGGGCGGCGGCAGCTCCGCAAAACTGCTCGCCATCGGCCCGTGATCGGCTGTTGCACACGTAA